The nucleotide sequence ACTTCTTTTTCAAGTAAAAAACCACCACCCGAAGCTTGCACATACTTAACTATGCCGGTTACCGAAGCATGTTCGCGATGACTTGAGCCAAATGCATCGTTTACAAATACCTCAAATGGAGCTGCCAAAGCTTTAGCAAACTCGGGATCATTTTTGGTTTCACCTTCATGAAAGCGTACATTTTCAAGCAGAATGATACCGCCTGGGCGTAGGTTTTTGACCATTCCTTTGACGCCATCACCAATGCAATCTTCAGCAAAAAGCACGTCTTTGCCTAAAATTTCGGAAAGGCGGGCGCCAACCGGCTCAAGCGAATATTTCATATCGCGTTTGCCTTTAGGACGACCTAAGTGCGAGGTTATTGCTAAGCGAGCGCCTTTATCGAGCGCGAATTTAATGGTTGGCAGTGCTGCATTAATACGAGCATCGCTAGTAACTTTGCCGTCTTTCATGGGAACGTTAAGGTCAAGGCGCATAAATACTGCTTTGCCTTCAAGATTTAAATCACGAATAGAGCGCATATGCTTCACCCAAAAAGAAAATGCCCTTAAAATTAAGGGAAAAATTGTGAGTAATAGCTATAAAAGCTTTTGATTTTGCAGGCGCAACATGACGCTTGTTGCCAGCTAGCGTCAAGGTGTTTAGTTACAAATTTTACATTAATTGTTATTGGGCGTTGTTGTGGAGATAACTATGGGTTTTTAGGTCGAACCATCTGTTATTATTTAAGTTTACACATTTTTTTAAAGTTATTGCAATGTGCTAATTTACCATTTATAATTGGTAAATGGCACAACAAATTACCATTGATGCGACTGGTCGCATTGTAATTCCGCGCGATATTCGGCGACGTTATCATCTTCGTGGCGGCAGTCGTCTTCAAATTAGCGAAGATGGCTCTTGTATCGTACTTGAGCCTGCACTTGAGTCTGCTCCTCTTGCTGATGTTGATGGACTTTTAGTAGTTCAATCTTCGTTAAAGGGTGAAGTTATTGATCATCGAGATTTACGCGACGAACGTTTAATTTCACTCATTAGGGGGGCAGATGATGAAGGTCGCTTTTGATACATCATTAATAGTAGCCGCAGTGGTTGCAGCGCATCCGCAACACGCGCGAGCACGCATATGGTTTAATGCTGCTATTAATAATCAAATTAAAGGGTTTGCTAGTTGGCATGCGATAGCTGAAGCATGGGCAGTGCTTACTCGCATGCCATTAAACCCTGCAATATCTGGAGAAAGCGCTCATAAGATTTTACAACGTATTGAGAAAATTATTTCGTTATCTGCGGTGAGTGCGAATATATATCGCGAGGCTATAGAACGTTGTGCTTCATTGTCTTTGCGTTCGGGAGTTATATTTGATGCTATTCATACACTAACCGCCGAAAAGGTAGCTACAGATATAATTCTAACTTTTAATTTGCGCGATTTTCAGCGTCTTGCGACTAGTTTTTCACCCCGTATTGTTGAACCACCAAATCCACCATCAATTAATATAGGTTAAGCCAAATTGGGTAAATGACAAATTTAGAAAAGTATCAACCGGCATGCCCAAACCGAAGCAATAATCCCAGAAGCTTCAGCTAATAAACAAGGCATTATAGTAAAACGAGTGTTGCGTACATTTACCGCACCAAAATAGACTGCTAATACATAAAAAGTAGTTTCAGTAGAACCTTGCATAGTGCTGACGATGGTTCCGATAAGTGAATCGGTACCATAGTTTTTCATGGTTTCAGCAGCAACGCCGTAAGCCCCTGAACCTGAGAGTGGGCGCAGCAGTGCCATCGGTAGGGTTTCTGGTGGCATGCCAATAAAATTAGTTACTGGAGCAAGTAAATTGACAAACAGATCAAGTGCACCTGAACTGCGCAGCATGCCGACGGCAACTAAAATGGCGACTAAGAATGGGATGATACGTAAAGCGATAGTAAAACCCTCTTTGCCGCCTTCAACTATGGCATCGTAAACTTTTACTCCGCGAATAACCCCATAAAGAACAAAAGCAGCAATTAGTAACAGTAACATCCAGTTACTAAAGGCAGAGCGTAGTGCCACAGACCAACCTTCATAAAGAGAACGCTCATATGCAGCCCAGCTAAATGTTGCCAAAATTGCAAATACCGCTATCCAACCAATAAGCTTATTAAAGGTACTAGCTTTGGGTGGTTCGCGCTCGATTATAGCTGTTGCTTCGTTAACTTGTTGATTTTGTTGAGTAATAATGGTGTCTGGCACCGTTTTCGCTACGTTTTCAACATAAATGGTGTCTGGCACCGTTGGCACCGTTGGTGCAAACGCTGGTGCAAACGCAATGAAGAGCTTAGTGAGTATGATAGCAACACCGGTTGAGATAGCTGTAGCAAGCAGGGTGGTTAAAAAGATTGAAGCTGGGCTATTTGAACCAAGCGAGGCGCGCAAACCAATAACTCCAGTTGGGAATAGCGCTAGGTTAGAAGTATTAATTGCCAAAAATAAAATCATAGCGTTGGTAGCAATGCCTTTATGTTTATTGAGCTTATCAAGCTCATTCATCGCTTTAAGACCGAAGGGGGTAGCAGCATTAGCTAAACCAAGCATATTCGCGGTGAAATTTAGAATCATCATACTCATGGCCGGGTGTTCGGCAGGAACATCAGGAAATAACCTTACCATTATTGGTTTTAACCAACGAGCGACTGTGCGTAAAAGCCCGCCTTCTTGCAGCACCCGCATCAATCCTAAAAACAGGGCCATAATGCCAACTAAACCTATAGCTAAAGTGACTGCCCCTGAGGCGCTATCAACAACAGCTTTGGCTACCGAATCGAGTTTGTTTTGAGTTGCGCCTACTACTAGCGCCACCAAAACCATAGTTATCCAAATGGCATTAAGCATGGCTATAAGCCTTATCGTATGTGCTTTCATAATGCGAATTTTGAGAGGACTTTAATTCGGGACACTCCTAGGTTAAAAACGACGGTTTTTTAATATTTTGGTAGAGCGTTCCCGTTTAATGGCGGTAGAGCGACTAATACGATAACCTTTGCTTAGACAAAGCACCTTTGGAGGTCACAAATTATGGGTCCACAGCTGCTTATTTCTCTTGCCTTGATAATACCAAGTTCAGAATCAAATCCACTAGTTATTCGTGATTATAATTATCGTGAAGTAATCAATCGTGTGGTGGCTATGCCTAGTGATAACGACCTGCACCTTCGCGTTAATCGTATGGGCATGAATGTACTTAATGTTTTGTGGGAAGATACTGGACGTGCGGCAGGTTCGGCTCTTGGCCCCAATATTAGTGATGTCACTTTACAAGTTCGTGAGCAGGTCCCAGGAGGAATACAAACACATTTATTGCCGGTGATTCGCTTTCCAAATTTTACTGATAAAACCGGTGATATTAGGGCGGGCAAGTTATGGGTTCGAGTAGGCAACCACAAAAAAGGTGAATCTCTACATGCGGTGCCACTAAGCAAGGTGCTTTCAAACCTAAGGACCTATCTTAGCGACCCTGCAAGTTTGCGCGGCAGCGATGATTTTACCGCTCGACGCGATACTCATTATCTTGTGAGTGCGCAACATGTGTTTGTACCAGTGCCCAAAGGCGGCAAAGCTGAATTTAATCCTGTTATTTTTAACTACCAAAGTGCTCCCGGATCGCCTGCGGTGTTGGCATTATTAGTTACTCGCGAAGGTCTCTCGGCAACTATTGTCGAAAATAAGCCTGGTGATCAAACCCTGCAAGGTTGGGGGCAGCAATTATTTTTTAATAATGCGGGTCAACGCACCGTTTTTACCGCAGAACGTCGTAGCGATGTTAAAGCTCG is from Deltaproteobacteria bacterium and encodes:
- a CDS encoding PIN domain-containing protein — encoded protein: MMKVAFDTSLIVAAVVAAHPQHARARIWFNAAINNQIKGFASWHAIAEAWAVLTRMPLNPAISGESAHKILQRIEKIISLSAVSANIYREAIERCASLSLRSGVIFDAIHTLTAEKVATDIILTFNLRDFQRLATSFSPRIVEPPNPPSINIG
- a CDS encoding spore maturation protein, which gives rise to MKAHTIRLIAMLNAIWITMVLVALVVGATQNKLDSVAKAVVDSASGAVTLAIGLVGIMALFLGLMRVLQEGGLLRTVARWLKPIMVRLFPDVPAEHPAMSMMILNFTANMLGLANAATPFGLKAMNELDKLNKHKGIATNAMILFLAINTSNLALFPTGVIGLRASLGSNSPASIFLTTLLATAISTGVAIILTKLFIAFAPAFAPTVPTVPDTIYVENVAKTVPDTIITQQNQQVNEATAIIEREPPKASTFNKLIGWIAVFAILATFSWAAYERSLYEGWSVALRSAFSNWMLLLLIAAFVLYGVIRGVKVYDAIVEGGKEGFTIALRIIPFLVAILVAVGMLRSSGALDLFVNLLAPVTNFIGMPPETLPMALLRPLSGSGAYGVAAETMKNYGTDSLIGTIVSTMQGSTETTFYVLAVYFGAVNVRNTRFTIMPCLLAEASGIIASVWACRLILF
- a CDS encoding AbrB/MazE/SpoVT family DNA-binding domain-containing protein is translated as MAQQITIDATGRIVIPRDIRRRYHLRGGSRLQISEDGSCIVLEPALESAPLADVDGLLVVQSSLKGEVIDHRDLRDERLISLIRGADDEGRF